The Sediminicola sp. YIK13 genomic sequence TGAGGACAATTGCGGCCAATAACGAATATATCACCTTCTTTAAATTGATGTATACTGTCTGCCACTATCAATTTGCCCTGCCCTCTAACGATCAAGCTTAACTGTATTTCTTCATGCTGATGTAATTTATCATAAAAGTGTGGCCCTTCATCAATTTGAAGTACTAGGTTCTCATGAATGGGCTTAGGGATTTTAAAAGGATATACTTTCATAGCAGTTGCAAATATGCATATTTAGCATAAATATTTTGTCTAATTTAGACAATCAAGGTAAAATAGTCTCAGTATAGGTTAATATCCTTTTAATTTTTAGAGGTGTATCGATCTATTTTTGTGTGATAATCATAATTAAAAAACATCATGAATGTAAAATGGGAAGGGGTAATGCCCGCAGTGACCACAAAATTCAAAGGAGATGACACCTTGGACTTAGATTCTTTTGGGATCAATATTAAGGCACAATTGGAGGCTGGTGTGAACGGTATCATCCTGGGCGGAACCTTGGGAGAAGCAAGTACCCTTTCTGATGATGAAAAAAAGATGTTGATTGAGGAAACGGTCCGTTTGGTCAATTACCGGGTTCCAGTGATCATCAATATTGCCGAGCAGACCACCAAAGGGGCCATCCTTGCTGCCAAAAATGCCCAAGCCTATGGGGCAAGTGGTTTAATGATGTTACCACCTATGCGATATAAGGCGACTGATTTTGAAACAATGACCTATTTCAAAGAGGTTGCCAATAGTACCGAATTACCCATTATGGTGTACAATAATCCTGTGGACTATAACATTGAGGTTACCTTGGACATGTTTGAGGAATTACTTAAAAATCCAAATATACAGGCGGTTAAGGAATCTACACGTGATATTTCCAACATCACCAGAATCAAGAATAGGTTTGGGAATAGGCTGAAAATTTTATGTGGTGTGGATACCTTGGCCTTAGAAAGTATTTTGATGGGTGCCGATGGCTGGGTTGCCGGATTGGTAGATGCTTTTCCAGCAGAAACAGTTGCTATCTTTGAGCTGGCAAAAGCGGGCAGAATTAAAGAGGCACTTACCATATATAGATGGTTTTTACCATTATTGGAATTGGATATCAACCCTCAATTGGTTCAAAATATAAAATTGGCAGAGGTTGCAACCGGGATAGGAACGGAGCGGGTACGAGCTCCTAGACTACCTTTGCA encodes the following:
- a CDS encoding dihydrodipicolinate synthase family protein, encoding MNVKWEGVMPAVTTKFKGDDTLDLDSFGINIKAQLEAGVNGIILGGTLGEASTLSDDEKKMLIEETVRLVNYRVPVIINIAEQTTKGAILAAKNAQAYGASGLMMLPPMRYKATDFETMTYFKEVANSTELPIMVYNNPVDYNIEVTLDMFEELLKNPNIQAVKESTRDISNITRIKNRFGNRLKILCGVDTLALESILMGADGWVAGLVDAFPAETVAIFELAKAGRIKEALTIYRWFLPLLELDINPQLVQNIKLAEVATGIGTERVRAPRLPLQGEEREHVLNIIQEGIRTRPVLPNYKSLRNTSSSN